The following proteins are co-located in the Gloeocapsa sp. PCC 7428 genome:
- a CDS encoding DUF1517 domain-containing protein: protein MLKKLLSAMKPLVKPLFLFGLVAALALGHSDAALAARSGGRIGGGSFNRPAPSRPYAPPGGGGGYYAPYPGGGFGFPFVFPFFGIGGFGSLFSILIFFAIANFVLQSFRRVGSGDSAGYDTGYSSNPNVSITELQVGLLAQARGLQEDLNRIAETADTNSPEGRAAVLQEASLALLRHPEYWAYAGSKNGQARLNAAEAEFNRLSLAERSKFSEETLTNVNNQLRGTNPRGVLPGSDLDNPTRLITEGPGEYIVVTLLAATLGNFQIPQINSAEDLRQALRVIGAIPSDRLLAIEVLWTPQVAGDTLSSDDLLAKYADLKMV, encoded by the coding sequence ATGCTCAAGAAACTGCTCTCAGCCATGAAACCGCTCGTGAAACCCCTATTTCTCTTTGGGCTTGTTGCAGCCTTAGCATTGGGTCATTCTGATGCAGCCTTGGCGGCGCGTAGTGGAGGTCGCATCGGCGGCGGTTCATTTAATCGCCCAGCGCCCAGCCGTCCTTATGCTCCTCCTGGTGGCGGCGGAGGATACTATGCTCCTTACCCTGGTGGTGGATTTGGTTTCCCCTTCGTCTTCCCCTTCTTTGGAATCGGCGGTTTTGGCAGTCTATTTTCCATTTTGATATTCTTTGCGATCGCAAACTTCGTTCTCCAATCTTTCCGTCGTGTTGGTAGCGGAGATTCAGCAGGCTATGATACTGGATATAGCAGCAATCCTAATGTCTCGATTACCGAATTACAAGTCGGGTTGCTAGCGCAAGCACGCGGTTTGCAAGAAGACCTGAACCGCATTGCAGAAACTGCTGATACAAATTCTCCCGAAGGTCGGGCAGCAGTTTTACAAGAAGCAAGCCTGGCATTACTACGCCATCCAGAATACTGGGCGTATGCGGGTAGCAAAAACGGTCAAGCACGTTTAAACGCAGCCGAAGCTGAATTCAACCGTTTATCGCTTGCTGAACGCAGTAAGTTTTCTGAAGAAACACTGACCAACGTTAACAATCAACTTAGAGGTACGAATCCAAGAGGAGTTCTACCAGGTTCAGACCTTGATAATCCTACTCGTCTGATTACCGAAGGTCCTGGAGAATATATTGTTGTAACGCTGTTAGCAGCAACATTAGGAAACTTCCAGATTCCACAAATCAACAGCGCAGAGGATCTCCGTCAAGCACTACGCGTTATCGGTGCGATTCCTAGCGATCGCTTGTTAGCGATCGAGGTGCTGTGGACTCCTCAAGTAGCGGGTGATACCTTAAGTTCTGACGACCTATTAGCAAAATATGCTGATCTAAAGATGGTCTAG
- the hemL gene encoding glutamate-1-semialdehyde 2,1-aminomutase, translating to MVKTTIKTTKSEEIFAAAQHLMPGGVSSPVRAFKSVGGQPIVFDHVKGAYIWDVDGNQYIDYVGTWGPAICGHAHPEVIAALHAALEKGTSFGAPCALENVLAEMVIDAVPSIEMVRFVNSGTEACMAVLRLMRAFTGRDKVIKFEGCYHGHADMFLVKAGSGVATLGLPDSPGVPKSTTSNTLTAPYNDLEAVKALFAENPDEIAGVILEPVVGNAGFITPDAGFLEGLRELTHEYGALLVFDEVMTGFRIAYGGAQERFNVTPDLTTLGKIIGGGLPVGAYGGRREIMSMIAPAGPVYQAGTLSGNPLAMTAGIKTLELLQKPGTYQYLDKITKKLSDGLLEIAKKTGHAACGGQISGMFGLFFTAGPVHNYEDAKHSDLDKFSRFHRGMLEHGIYFAPSQFEAGFTSVAHTEEDIDRTLAAAEEVMSSL from the coding sequence TTGGTTAAGACCACGATTAAAACAACAAAATCAGAAGAAATTTTTGCAGCTGCACAACACTTGATGCCTGGTGGTGTCAGTTCTCCAGTACGAGCCTTTAAATCAGTCGGAGGACAGCCGATTGTCTTTGACCACGTTAAAGGGGCTTACATTTGGGACGTTGATGGCAATCAATACATTGATTATGTAGGCACTTGGGGACCTGCGATTTGTGGTCATGCGCATCCAGAGGTGATTGCAGCGTTACACGCCGCGTTGGAAAAAGGCACAAGTTTCGGCGCGCCCTGTGCGCTAGAAAACGTCCTAGCCGAAATGGTGATTGATGCGGTTCCCAGCATTGAAATGGTGAGATTTGTCAACTCAGGTACTGAAGCTTGTATGGCAGTATTGCGCTTAATGCGGGCTTTTACCGGACGCGACAAAGTGATCAAGTTTGAAGGCTGCTACCACGGTCATGCTGATATGTTTTTAGTAAAAGCAGGCTCTGGAGTTGCCACTTTAGGTTTACCTGATTCCCCAGGAGTACCCAAATCAACGACTAGCAACACTTTAACCGCACCTTACAATGACCTAGAAGCTGTTAAAGCCTTATTTGCCGAAAACCCTGACGAAATTGCTGGCGTTATTTTAGAGCCTGTCGTTGGTAATGCCGGTTTTATTACTCCAGATGCAGGGTTTCTTGAAGGTCTGCGCGAACTGACCCACGAGTATGGTGCATTACTCGTCTTTGATGAAGTGATGACCGGATTTCGGATCGCCTACGGTGGCGCACAGGAAAGGTTTAATGTGACGCCTGATTTAACAACTCTGGGTAAAATTATCGGTGGTGGTTTACCTGTAGGAGCCTACGGCGGTCGCAGAGAGATTATGTCGATGATTGCACCAGCAGGACCTGTCTATCAAGCTGGGACGTTATCGGGTAATCCTCTAGCAATGACTGCGGGAATCAAAACACTCGAACTTTTACAAAAACCAGGCACATATCAGTATTTGGACAAAATTACCAAAAAACTGAGCGATGGCTTGTTAGAAATTGCCAAGAAAACAGGTCATGCAGCCTGTGGCGGTCAAATCAGTGGTATGTTCGGCTTATTCTTCACTGCTGGGCCAGTTCATAATTACGAAGATGCGAAACACTCGGATTTAGACAAGTTCAGCCGTTTCCACCGAGGAATGCTCGAACATGGAATTTACTTCGCACCATCTCAGTTTGAGGCAGGATTTACGTCTGTAGCGCATACCGAAGAAGATATTGACAGGACATTAGCAGCAGCTGAAGAAGTCATGTCGAGTCTCTAA
- a CDS encoding ChaB family protein, which yields MLYKTNQDLPLEIRASFSESAQDLYRAAYNCAIHWYGDTTKAHKVALSAVRMHSARNMSVLV from the coding sequence ATGTTATATAAAACGAATCAAGATTTACCTTTAGAAATCCGTGCGAGTTTTTCTGAAAGTGCTCAGGATTTGTACCGCGCCGCCTACAATTGTGCAATTCATTGGTATGGCGATACAACTAAAGCACATAAAGTTGCGTTAAGTGCTGTTAGAATGCACTCGGCAAGAAATATGAGCGTACTTGTTTAA